The genomic DNA ATAAAATTGTAGTTATTGAAAATGGTGAAATTGTAGAACAAGGTTCACATCAAACACTCATTGACAAGCAAGGCGCTTATGAGCGACTTTATTCAATACAAAATCTTTAATAATTAAAAACGGGCATTCAATTAGAGCAAACAAATGGAATCTTTGTTGAATTAAGATTTCTAGTTTGCTCTTTTTTTAGTAATGAAACTTAAAAAGATACTCTTTAGAACTTTGGTTATTCTGCTTTAAATGAGAAAGCACTCGTGTTCGTGAATTGAAACTAAAAAAGGTTTTAAATATGATATGACGATACAATATAGGGTATAATACAATCAAAAATATAAGGGGATGGGCCAGTGTCTTTTCTAACAATATTGCAATTGATCGTCAATATCATTTTAGTGGGGTTACTTCTATTTTTAATCATCGCTGCAGTAGCATTTTTAATTTTTGATAAAGGTCAAAAGCAACATAGCGTTTTAAGGAATTATCCAGTTCTTGCGAGAGTCCGATATTTTCTTGAACATATTGGTCCTGAATTAAGACAATATCTTTTTCTAAATGATAATGAAGATAAACCTTTTTCTAGACTAGATTATCAAGATATTGTTTTAGCAGGGAAATATAAAAATAGAGGTGCGAGTTTCGGGACACAAAAAAATTATCAACATGGCTTTTTTATTAACAATGCAATGTTTCCAACACAAAAACCTGCTTTAAAAGTGGATAATACACATCAAATTACGACTTTCTTGTATCAAATAAAAAATGAGGGTCTCGTTAATCGTAAAGAAAAAGCGGTTGAAAAGAATGTGGATCCTTTCCTACTATCACCTGAACAGTACGTTAAAATTGGCGAGAATATTGAACACCCTTATTTTGCTAAGCGTCTTGTCGGTCAATCAGGTATGAGCTATGGTGCGTTAGGGAAGAATGCGATTACCGCTCTTTCAAAAGGTCTAGGCATGGCGAACACATGGATGAACACAGGTGAAGGTGGACTCTCTCCACATCATTTAAAAGGGGAAGCGGATATTATTTTTCAAATTGGACCAGGACTATTTGGTGTTAGAAATGAGCAAGGTCAATTTGATTCAAAAGCATTTGTTGAAATCGCCAAAAAAGAACAAGTAAAAGCTTTTGAAATTAAACTTGCTCAAGGTGCTAAAACAAGAGGGGGACATATTGAAGGTAAAAAAGTAACTGAAGAGATTGCTAAAATTAGAAGACTTAAACCGTATGAAACAATCGATTCCCCTAACCGTTTTGAATTTATACAAAATGCCAAAGATTTATTAGAATGGCTAGAAGAGTTACGTCAGTTAGGTCAAAAACCTGTAGGCTTTAAAATGGTATTAGGACATGCAAATGAATTTGTAACACTTATTGAAACGATGAAACATTTAGACATTTATCCTGATTTTATTACGATAGATGGAGGCGAAGGTGGTACTGGCGCATCTTTTCAGGAATTGCAAGACGGTGTAGGATTACCTTTATTTACATCTTTACCCATCATAGACGGGTTGCTCAAAACGCATGGAATTAGAGAACGTATCAAAATATTTGCTTCTGGAAAATTAATTACA from Staphylococcus schleiferi includes the following:
- a CDS encoding FMN-binding glutamate synthase family protein produces the protein MSFLTILQLIVNIILVGLLLFLIIAAVAFLIFDKGQKQHSVLRNYPVLARVRYFLEHIGPELRQYLFLNDNEDKPFSRLDYQDIVLAGKYKNRGASFGTQKNYQHGFFINNAMFPTQKPALKVDNTHQITTFLYQIKNEGLVNRKEKAVEKNVDPFLLSPEQYVKIGENIEHPYFAKRLVGQSGMSYGALGKNAITALSKGLGMANTWMNTGEGGLSPHHLKGEADIIFQIGPGLFGVRNEQGQFDSKAFVEIAKKEQVKAFEIKLAQGAKTRGGHIEGKKVTEEIAKIRRLKPYETIDSPNRFEFIQNAKDLLEWLEELRQLGQKPVGFKMVLGHANEFVTLIETMKHLDIYPDFITIDGGEGGTGASFQELQDGVGLPLFTSLPIIDGLLKTHGIRERIKIFASGKLITPDKIAIALALGADLVNVARAMMISVGCIMSKQCHKNTCPAGVATTDAKKERALVVDEKQYRVVNYITSLHEGLFNIAAAVGVESPTEIGPEHVTIKHQNGQLDTIKRYQLKLVNDSLME